A genomic region of Anas platyrhynchos isolate ZD024472 breed Pekin duck chromosome 9, IASCAAS_PekinDuck_T2T, whole genome shotgun sequence contains the following coding sequences:
- the CAPN10 gene encoding calpain-10 isoform X2: MLGEKKQLTVKRDLYADPTFPASDASIFFNYCTPLAQFRGEISWLRPQDICSTPRLFSNNLQDVQVKQGILGDCWFLCACVALQKSKYLLNKVIPPGQPSWTDESYRGCFTCRVWQFGHWVEVTIDDRLPCLGGKLCFSQCQTEDLFWLPLLEKAYAKVHGSYEQLWAGQVADALVDLTGGIAERWTLKDPGRNVEKEKTGMVLKKELFRRLMNLKEQCVISCSVLNSRQGASELGEFHAFIVIDMLNLSEVSGKEIVLLRIRNPWGRRCWKGPWCEGGQGWSQLDPVVASELLSQIQEGEFWVDEEEFFREFDEITMGFPINEEGQLQSLYTEKVLYHSQNLFGSWVRGQSAGGCRNNSSFPTNPKFWLRVCEKSEVCIALLQKHRKYSADWAGRIQNLTHLVEKNLSLTEGMQVKNYQAVGLHVWKVEKKRFNLPKTLSAPPVVGTICHSYDREVHVCCDLSPGYYLVVPSTFLKDAVGHFLLRVFSTGRISLSEVKPPPPDAALSEELPAGPGKSSVKVTLRQHCQDSKCRPIGFHIFQVPNSSWKPNTSSFLHLEPLVSCVPHCYSQEVSQLCRLPAGSYVIIPSTYLPNTEGNFTVVIATKIDRKRIHSRETLGQVLQEVSFTTVMKK, translated from the exons ATGctgggagagaaaaagcagttaACGGTGAAAAGAGATCTGTATGCAGACCCCACGTTTCCAGCCAGCGACGCctctatattttttaattattgcacCCCGCTTGCCCAGTTCAGAGGCGAGATATCTTGGTTGAGACCTCAG GACATCTGTTCTACTCCTCGGTTATTTTCAAACAATCTGCAGGATGTGCAAGTGAAACAAGGAATCCTGGGAGATTGTTGGTTCCTGTGTGCCTGTGTAGCTTTGCAGAAGAGTAAATACCTACTGAATAAG GTAATCCCTCCAGGTCAGCCCAGCTGGACAGATGAGTCATATCGAGGCTGTTTCACTTGTCGAGTTTGGCAATTTGGACACTGGGTAGAAGTAACGATTGATGATCGTTTGCCTTGCCTTGGTGGTAAACTCTGCTTTTCCCAGTGTCAGACAGAAGATTTGTTTTGGCTTCCGCTACTGGAAAAAGCTTATGCAAA AGTGCATGGATCTTATGAACAGTTATGGGCAGGACAGGTGGCAGATGCTTTGGTTGATCTGACTGGAGGCATTGCTGAAAGATGGACCCTGAAAGACCCTGGAAGAAATGTAGAGAAAGAGAAGACTGGTAtggttttgaagaaagaattgtTTAGGAGATTAATGAATCTAAAGGAACAGTGTGTAATAAGCTGCTCAGTCCTCAATTCCAGACAAG gtgCAAGTGAACTAGGAGAATTTCATGCCTTTATTGTGATAGACATGTTGAATCTTTCTGAAGTGTCAGGCAAGGAAATTGTCCTGCTACGAATACGAAATCCTTGGGGGAGGCGGTGCTGGAAAGGTCCCTGGTGTGAGGG TGGTCAAGGGTGGAGCCAACTAGATCCGGTAGTTGCCTCAGAACTGCTCTCACAGATCCAAGAGGGAGAATTCTGGGTTGATGAAGAGgaatttttcagagaatttgATGAGATTACCATGGGCTTTCCAATCAACGAGGAAGGACAACTGCAGAGCCTTTATACAG AGAAAGTGCTGTATCACTCTCAGAATCTTTTTGGATCCTGGGTGAGAGGCCAGTCTGCAGGTGGCTGCCGTAACAACAGCAGCTTCCCTACCAACCCTAAGTTCTGGCTGAGAGTCTGTGAGAAGAGTGAGGTGTGCattgctctgctgcagaaacacAGGAAATACAGTGCTGACTGGGCTGGAAGAATTCAAAATCTAACTCACTTAGTagagaaaaatctgtctttGACTGAAGGCATGCAGGTGAAGAATTATCAGGCTGTGGGATTGCATGTCTGGAAG GTGGAGAAGAAACGATTTAACCTTCCAAAGACCCTCTCTGCTCCTCCAGTTGTAGGTACCATCTGCCATTCGTATGATAGAGAAGTGCATGTATGCTGTGACCTTTCACCTGGGTATTATCTTGTGGTTCCCAGTACTTTTCTAAAAGATGCAGTAGGGCATTTCTTGCTTCGTGTATTTTCAACAGGACGAATCTCTCTCAG TgaggtaaaaccaccaccaccagatgCTGCCCTCTCTGAAGAACTCCCAGCAG GACCAGGAAAAAGCAGTGTGAAAGTTACTCTCCGTCAGCACTGCCAAGATAGCAAGTGTCGTCCAATAGGTTTCCATATTTTCCAG gTGCCTAACAGCAGTTGGAAGCCAAATACTTCCTCTTTTCTACACTTGGAGCCACTGGTTAGCTGTGTACCTCATTGCTATTCACAGGAAGTAAGCCAGCTTTGCAGGCTTCCTGCAGGAAGTTATGTAATTATACCATCCACGTACTTGCCCAATACAGAAGGCAATTTTACAGTGGTCATAGCAACCAAAATAGACAG GAAACGCATTCACAGCCGAGAGACACTTGGACAAGTATTACAAGAG GTTTCATTTACAACTGTGATGAAAAAGTAA
- the CAPN10 gene encoding calpain-10 isoform X3: MLGEKKQLTVKRDLYADPTFPASDASIFFNYCTPLAQFRGEISWLRPQDICSTPRLFSNNLQDVQVKQGILGDCWFLCACVALQKSKYLLNKVIPPGQPSWTDESYRGCFTCRVWQFGHWVEVTIDDRLPCLGGKLCFSQCQTEDLFWLPLLEKAYAKVHGSYEQLWAGQVADALVDLTGGIAERWTLKDPGRNVEKEKTGMVLKKELFRRLMNLKEQCVISCSVLNSRQGASELGEFHAFIVIDMLNLSEVSGKEIVLLRIRNPWGRRCWKGPWCEGGQGWSQLDPVVASELLSQIQEGEFWVDEEEFFREFDEITMGFPINEEGQLQSLYTEKVLYHSQNLFGSWVRGQSAGGCRNNSSFPTNPKFWLRVCEKSEVCIALLQKHRKYSADWAGRIQNLTHLVEKNLSLTEGMQVKNYQAVGLHVWKVEKKRFNLPKTLSAPPVVGTICHSYDREVHVCCDLSPGYYLVVPSTFLKDAVGHFLLRVFSTGRISLRTRKKQCESYSPSALPR; the protein is encoded by the exons ATGctgggagagaaaaagcagttaACGGTGAAAAGAGATCTGTATGCAGACCCCACGTTTCCAGCCAGCGACGCctctatattttttaattattgcacCCCGCTTGCCCAGTTCAGAGGCGAGATATCTTGGTTGAGACCTCAG GACATCTGTTCTACTCCTCGGTTATTTTCAAACAATCTGCAGGATGTGCAAGTGAAACAAGGAATCCTGGGAGATTGTTGGTTCCTGTGTGCCTGTGTAGCTTTGCAGAAGAGTAAATACCTACTGAATAAG GTAATCCCTCCAGGTCAGCCCAGCTGGACAGATGAGTCATATCGAGGCTGTTTCACTTGTCGAGTTTGGCAATTTGGACACTGGGTAGAAGTAACGATTGATGATCGTTTGCCTTGCCTTGGTGGTAAACTCTGCTTTTCCCAGTGTCAGACAGAAGATTTGTTTTGGCTTCCGCTACTGGAAAAAGCTTATGCAAA AGTGCATGGATCTTATGAACAGTTATGGGCAGGACAGGTGGCAGATGCTTTGGTTGATCTGACTGGAGGCATTGCTGAAAGATGGACCCTGAAAGACCCTGGAAGAAATGTAGAGAAAGAGAAGACTGGTAtggttttgaagaaagaattgtTTAGGAGATTAATGAATCTAAAGGAACAGTGTGTAATAAGCTGCTCAGTCCTCAATTCCAGACAAG gtgCAAGTGAACTAGGAGAATTTCATGCCTTTATTGTGATAGACATGTTGAATCTTTCTGAAGTGTCAGGCAAGGAAATTGTCCTGCTACGAATACGAAATCCTTGGGGGAGGCGGTGCTGGAAAGGTCCCTGGTGTGAGGG TGGTCAAGGGTGGAGCCAACTAGATCCGGTAGTTGCCTCAGAACTGCTCTCACAGATCCAAGAGGGAGAATTCTGGGTTGATGAAGAGgaatttttcagagaatttgATGAGATTACCATGGGCTTTCCAATCAACGAGGAAGGACAACTGCAGAGCCTTTATACAG AGAAAGTGCTGTATCACTCTCAGAATCTTTTTGGATCCTGGGTGAGAGGCCAGTCTGCAGGTGGCTGCCGTAACAACAGCAGCTTCCCTACCAACCCTAAGTTCTGGCTGAGAGTCTGTGAGAAGAGTGAGGTGTGCattgctctgctgcagaaacacAGGAAATACAGTGCTGACTGGGCTGGAAGAATTCAAAATCTAACTCACTTAGTagagaaaaatctgtctttGACTGAAGGCATGCAGGTGAAGAATTATCAGGCTGTGGGATTGCATGTCTGGAAG GTGGAGAAGAAACGATTTAACCTTCCAAAGACCCTCTCTGCTCCTCCAGTTGTAGGTACCATCTGCCATTCGTATGATAGAGAAGTGCATGTATGCTGTGACCTTTCACCTGGGTATTATCTTGTGGTTCCCAGTACTTTTCTAAAAGATGCAGTAGGGCATTTCTTGCTTCGTGTATTTTCAACAGGACGAATCTCTCTCAG GACCAGGAAAAAGCAGTGTGAAAGTTACTCTCCGTCAGCACTGCCAAGATAG
- the LOC140003199 gene encoding uncharacterized protein — protein sequence MDKLLQKYKCAPSQAGKEFSQKFWKDEEKLVEYIEQCQASRKIGQRKGKGAICAVLGACLSCARQKAKETPAPKLISDAEHTALKSENEILKSSLAFERETGKTLGIRVDKLLDENNKLSIENDKLVTENDKLVSENNHLKQMLERVSHLLNKVQPCAPVKQIRGVLHIAEPESWDSDFWSDSDDGVEEISDSEPQLISLRPLVKTETTVDDNDEICTTVRTIPLPPAELVKIQEKFSRRSGESEVEYVCRVSLKGGDRMMLSEEEVGGFWGPGVFLTTTSGADLAVAVQKAACIQAIYERDELRKSPMLAPIDPIRLTPLIRGLPDCLKMFVANTQDHILAACRDDDSGCRQNPDSPIPTWSELVQDIDKYGHRMGWINSSSIKSQDHSRRVRQIHTKNPRYPKFKERLKPNRERGELCQQKNSYPRGGQ from the coding sequence atggataaactactgcaaaaatataaatgtgccccttcccaggcagggaaggagttttcccaaaagttttggaaagatgaggagaaattGGTAGAGTACATTGAGCAGTGTCAGGCTTCACGAAAGATTggtcaaagaaagggtaaaggtgcgatttgtgctgtgttaggagcttgtttgtcttgtgctcggcaaaaagctaaggaaactcctgctcccaaactgatctctgatgcggaacatacagctttgaaatcagagaatgaaatattgaagtcatcattggcctttgaaagggagacgggaaaaacattaggaatcagagtggataaacttttggatgaaaataataaactttccaTTGAGAATGACAAACTTGTgactgaaaatgataaacttgtgagtgagaataatcatcttaaacaaatgctggagagggttagtcatctgttaaataaagtacagcctTGCGCTCCGGTCAAGCAGATTCGTGGAGTGCTGCATATTGCAGAAcctgaaagctgggacagtgatttctggtctgacAGTGACGATGgtgttgaagagatttctgattctgaacctCAATTGatttccttgagacctttggttaagactgagactactgttgatgataatgatgaaatcTGCACTACTGTGCGAACGATTCCGTTGCCACCGgcagagttggttaaaatacaggagaagttctcaaggcgatcaggggaatcagaagttgagtatgtgtgtcgagtttctcttaaaggaggagatcgaatgatgttgagtgaggaagaggtaggaggcttttggggacctggagtatttttaaccaccacatcaggagctgacctggctgtagcagtacagaaagcagcctgcattcaggcgatatatgaaagagatgaattaaGGAAATCCCCgatgttagctcctattgatCCAATTCGGTTAACCCCTCTCATCCGtggactccctgattgtcttaagatgtttgtagcaaacacccaagatcatatactagctgcttgtagggatgatgatagtggttgtaggcaaaatcctgactcccctattcccacctggagtgaattggtacaagacatagataagtacggacaccgaatgggctggattaattcatccagtattaaatcccaagaccactctcggcgagtccgccaaatccacactaaaaatcccagatatcccaaattcaaagagagaTTGAAACCTAATAGGGAACGAGGCGAGTTGTGTCAGCAAAAAAACTCttatccccggggagggcaaTGA
- the RNPEPL1 gene encoding aminopeptidase RNPEPL1 has product MAAPAPRPPGLCCCRKGSAAGPEAPPAPPEPPPEPPPDVASASSSQLFGLRHLHLGLELRPEARALAGCLVLELCALRPQPSSLVLDVHPALRVLSASYRRAPLGEAPCSFSFSPSEASPAPPPPPPPPPPPPPPPPCPPPPPPCSANPPATATFLSAPCIAAPPGDPLGDPPGSPPPAVEPPPPLPVFAQPPAAACPLGFRVDPFTDYGSALTLSLPAALQPHQPFQVIVRYTTADGPAIWWLDPELTYGNAKPFVFTQGHSVCNRSFFPCFDTPAVKCTYSATVKAPAGMQVLMSATQSTYLEDEGVYQFYMEYPVPAYLVALVAGDLIHADIGPRSRVWAEPCLLPTAISKLSGMVERWLTAAESLYGPYIWGRYDIVFLPPSFPIVAMENPCLTFIISSILESDEFLIIDVIHEVAHSWFGNAVTNATWEEMWLSEGLATYAQRRITTETYGAAFTCLETAFRLDALHRQMKLLGEDNPVSKLQVKLEPGVNPSNLMNLFTYEKGYCFVYYLSQLCGDPRHFDSFLRAYIEKYKFTSVVAQDLLDSFLNFFPELKEQCVESKAGLEFERWLNATGPPLAEPDLSQGSSLTRPVETLFKLWTTEPLDSAAAASSVDLTKWRTFQTVLFLDRLLDGSPLPHEVIKKLSECYSSQLDSMNAEIRIRWLQIVVRNDYYPDLYKVRRFLENQMSRMYTIPLYEDLCTGTLKSFALEVFYQTQNQLHPNLRKTIQQILSQGLNPLPAIDTTAGTTDTPAMVLEDKVSEATNGAISLRDVNVSA; this is encoded by the exons ATGGCGGCTCCGGCTCCGCGGCCTCCCGGCCTTTGCTGCTGCCGCAAAGGTTCCGCCGCCGGTCCTGAGGCTCCACCGGCACCTCCCGAGCCTCCTCCCGAGCCTCCCCCGGACGTGGCTTCGGCTTCCAGCTCGCAGCTCTTCGGCCTCCGCCACCTGCacctggggctggagctgcggCCCGAGGCGCGGGCGCTGGCgggctgcctggtgctggaGCTCTGCGCCCtgcgcccccagcccagctccctggtGCTGGACGTCCACCCGGCCCTCAGGGTCCTCTCGGCCTCCTACCGCCGGGCTCCGCTCGGAGAAGCGccctgctccttctccttctccccctccGAGGCCTCCCCggctccgccgcctcctcctccgccgcctccaccgcctccaccgccgcctccctgccctccgccgccgcctccctgCTCCGCCAACCCTCCGGCCACCGCCACCTTCCTCTCGGCTCCCTGCATCGCCGCTCCCCCCGGGGATCCCCTCGGGGACCCTCCCGGTAGCCCCCCGCCTGCCGTCGAGCCCCCTCCGCCGTTGCCCGTCTTCGCTCAGCCTCCGGCCGCCGCCTGCCCATTGGGTTTCAGAGTGGATCCCTTCACCGACTACGGCTCGGCCCTCACGCTCTCGCTGCCCgctgccctccagccccaccagcCCTTCCAGGTCATCGTCCGCTACACCACAGCTGATGGCCCTGCT ATCTGGTGGCTGGATCCAGAACTGACGTATGGCAATGCCAAGCCATTTGTCTTCACGCAGGGCCACTCGGTGTGTAACCGCTCTTTCTTCCCCTGCTTTGACACACCAGCAGTGAAATGCACTTATTCAGCTACTGTCAAG GCTCCAGCAGGCATGCAGGTGTTGATGAGTGCCACTCAAAGCACCTACTTAGAAGATGAAGGTGTCTATCAGTTTTACATGGAATACCCTGTTCCTGCCTACCTAGTGGCCCTGGTGGCAGGAGACCTTATACATGCAGACATAGGTCCAAG GAGCAGAGTGTGGGCAGAGCCTTGCCTGCTGCCAACAGCCATCAGCAAGCTTTCTGGCATGGTGGAGCGCTGGTTGACTGCTGCAGAGAGTCTGTACGGGCCATATATTTGGGGGAG ATATgacattgtttttcttcctccatcctTCCCCATTGTTGCCATGGAAAACCCATGCCTGACTTTCATCATTTCTTCCATTCTGGAGAGCGATGAGTTTTTAATCATTGATGTCATTCACGAAGTTGCCCACAGCTGGTTTGGAAATGCAGTCACCAACGCTACGTGGGAGGAGATGTGGCTGAGCGAGGGGCTGGCCACATACGCGCAGCGACGGATCACCACCGAGACCTATG gagctgccttcACATGCCTGGAGACTGCATTCCGCCTTGATGCTCTCCACAGACAGATGAAGCTCCTCGGAGAAGACAACCCGGTCAGCAAGCTTCAGGTTAAACTGGAGCCAG GTGTAAATCCTAGTAATTTAATGAACCTCTTCACCTATGAGAAAGGCTACTGCTTTGTTTACTACCTGTCCCAGCTCTGTGGTGACCCAAGACACTTTGACTCCTTCCTAAGA GCCTACATTGAGAAGTACAAATTTACCAGTGTGGTGGCTCAAGATCTTCTGGATTCCTTCCTGaatttttttccagagctgaaAGAGCAATGTGTTGAGAGCAAAGCAG GACTGGAGTTTGAACGTTGGCTCAATGCTACAGGACCTCCGTTAGCTGAGCCGGACTTATCTCAGGGATCCAGTCTGACCAGACCGGTGGAGACGCTCTTCAAACTCTGGACCACTGAGCCTCTggactctgctgctgctgccagcagtgtTGACCTCACTAAATGGAGAACGTTCCAAACCGTGCTTTTCTTGGACAGGTTGCTGGATGGGTCACCGCTGCCACATG AGGTGATAAAAAAGCTTTCGGAGTGTTACTCCTCTCAGCTGGACTCCATGAATGCAGAAATCCGCATCCGCTGGTTGCAGATTGTAGTCCGCAATGACTACTACCCAGACCTTTACAAAGTTCGTCGCTTCTTGGAAAACCAG ATGTCTCGGATGTACACAATTCCACTTTATGAGGACCTTTGCACTGGCACACTCAAGTCTTTTGCCTTAGAAGTTTTTTACCAGACCCAAAACCAGCTGCACCCCAATTTACGGAAAACCATCCAACAGATCTTATCACAGGGCTTAAATCCACTTCCTGCCATAGACACTACAGCAGGCACTACAGACACACCAGCAATGGTGCTTGAGGACAAAGTCTCAGAGGCCACAAACGGTGCCATTTCACTCAGGGATGTTAACGTGTCTGCTTAG
- the CAPN10 gene encoding calpain-10 isoform X1 encodes MLGEKKQLTVKRDLYADPTFPASDASIFFNYCTPLAQFRGEISWLRPQDICSTPRLFSNNLQDVQVKQGILGDCWFLCACVALQKSKYLLNKVIPPGQPSWTDESYRGCFTCRVWQFGHWVEVTIDDRLPCLGGKLCFSQCQTEDLFWLPLLEKAYAKVHGSYEQLWAGQVADALVDLTGGIAERWTLKDPGRNVEKEKTGMVLKKELFRRLMNLKEQCVISCSVLNSRQGASELGEFHAFIVIDMLNLSEVSGKEIVLLRIRNPWGRRCWKGPWCEGGQGWSQLDPVVASELLSQIQEGEFWVDEEEFFREFDEITMGFPINEEGQLQSLYTEKVLYHSQNLFGSWVRGQSAGGCRNNSSFPTNPKFWLRVCEKSEVCIALLQKHRKYSADWAGRIQNLTHLVEKNLSLTEGMQVKNYQAVGLHVWKVEKKRFNLPKTLSAPPVVGTICHSYDREVHVCCDLSPGYYLVVPSTFLKDAVGHFLLRVFSTGRISLSEVKPPPPDAALSEELPAGEWETVQLQGCWKNGQSAGGSRNFPSFHINPCFPLSIPAGPGKSSVKVTLRQHCQDSKCRPIGFHIFQVPNSSWKPNTSSFLHLEPLVSCVPHCYSQEVSQLCRLPAGSYVIIPSTYLPNTEGNFTVVIATKIDRKRIHSRETLGQVLQEVSFTTVMKK; translated from the exons ATGctgggagagaaaaagcagttaACGGTGAAAAGAGATCTGTATGCAGACCCCACGTTTCCAGCCAGCGACGCctctatattttttaattattgcacCCCGCTTGCCCAGTTCAGAGGCGAGATATCTTGGTTGAGACCTCAG GACATCTGTTCTACTCCTCGGTTATTTTCAAACAATCTGCAGGATGTGCAAGTGAAACAAGGAATCCTGGGAGATTGTTGGTTCCTGTGTGCCTGTGTAGCTTTGCAGAAGAGTAAATACCTACTGAATAAG GTAATCCCTCCAGGTCAGCCCAGCTGGACAGATGAGTCATATCGAGGCTGTTTCACTTGTCGAGTTTGGCAATTTGGACACTGGGTAGAAGTAACGATTGATGATCGTTTGCCTTGCCTTGGTGGTAAACTCTGCTTTTCCCAGTGTCAGACAGAAGATTTGTTTTGGCTTCCGCTACTGGAAAAAGCTTATGCAAA AGTGCATGGATCTTATGAACAGTTATGGGCAGGACAGGTGGCAGATGCTTTGGTTGATCTGACTGGAGGCATTGCTGAAAGATGGACCCTGAAAGACCCTGGAAGAAATGTAGAGAAAGAGAAGACTGGTAtggttttgaagaaagaattgtTTAGGAGATTAATGAATCTAAAGGAACAGTGTGTAATAAGCTGCTCAGTCCTCAATTCCAGACAAG gtgCAAGTGAACTAGGAGAATTTCATGCCTTTATTGTGATAGACATGTTGAATCTTTCTGAAGTGTCAGGCAAGGAAATTGTCCTGCTACGAATACGAAATCCTTGGGGGAGGCGGTGCTGGAAAGGTCCCTGGTGTGAGGG TGGTCAAGGGTGGAGCCAACTAGATCCGGTAGTTGCCTCAGAACTGCTCTCACAGATCCAAGAGGGAGAATTCTGGGTTGATGAAGAGgaatttttcagagaatttgATGAGATTACCATGGGCTTTCCAATCAACGAGGAAGGACAACTGCAGAGCCTTTATACAG AGAAAGTGCTGTATCACTCTCAGAATCTTTTTGGATCCTGGGTGAGAGGCCAGTCTGCAGGTGGCTGCCGTAACAACAGCAGCTTCCCTACCAACCCTAAGTTCTGGCTGAGAGTCTGTGAGAAGAGTGAGGTGTGCattgctctgctgcagaaacacAGGAAATACAGTGCTGACTGGGCTGGAAGAATTCAAAATCTAACTCACTTAGTagagaaaaatctgtctttGACTGAAGGCATGCAGGTGAAGAATTATCAGGCTGTGGGATTGCATGTCTGGAAG GTGGAGAAGAAACGATTTAACCTTCCAAAGACCCTCTCTGCTCCTCCAGTTGTAGGTACCATCTGCCATTCGTATGATAGAGAAGTGCATGTATGCTGTGACCTTTCACCTGGGTATTATCTTGTGGTTCCCAGTACTTTTCTAAAAGATGCAGTAGGGCATTTCTTGCTTCGTGTATTTTCAACAGGACGAATCTCTCTCAG TgaggtaaaaccaccaccaccagatgCTGCCCTCTCTGAAGAACTCCCAGCAGGTGAATGGGAAACAGTGCAGCTGCAGGGATGCTGGAAAAATGGGCAAAGTGCTGGAGGTAGCAGGAACTTCCCCTCCTTCCATATCAATCCCTGCTTTCCCCTCTCCATTCCTGCAGGACCAGGAAAAAGCAGTGTGAAAGTTACTCTCCGTCAGCACTGCCAAGATAGCAAGTGTCGTCCAATAGGTTTCCATATTTTCCAG gTGCCTAACAGCAGTTGGAAGCCAAATACTTCCTCTTTTCTACACTTGGAGCCACTGGTTAGCTGTGTACCTCATTGCTATTCACAGGAAGTAAGCCAGCTTTGCAGGCTTCCTGCAGGAAGTTATGTAATTATACCATCCACGTACTTGCCCAATACAGAAGGCAATTTTACAGTGGTCATAGCAACCAAAATAGACAG GAAACGCATTCACAGCCGAGAGACACTTGGACAAGTATTACAAGAG GTTTCATTTACAACTGTGATGAAAAAGTAA